The Streptomyces laurentii region GACGGTCGCGGCGCCGTCGAGGCCGCCGCCGGCCTGGCTGATCAGGCGCTTGGCGGCCTTCAGGTCCAGGGCGACGGCCAGGTACGCCTCGTGCGGGGCGGCGGCCGGTCCGGCGGAGGAGAGGAGGTCGGTGTAGATCTGCCCGGCGAGAGGGGCCTGGGGGTTGCCGTGCTCGGCCCAGTGGCGGGCGAGGCTGTCGCCGGAGTCCGGCACCGTACGCTCCAGGACCTGCACGGTGGCGATCCGGCCGGTGCGGGCGATGCCGGCGAGCGCCCGCCCCCACGCGCTCACGTTGGCGTTCTGAGTAGCCGGGTCGAGCAGCGCGAACGCCCGGCTGGAGACGCGCGCGACGGCGGTCAGCGTCTGGCCGTGCGGGTCGTGGATGGTGGCCGTACCGCAGGCCGAGGTGGTCACGCGCAGGGACGCGGCGGCGCCGGGCAGGTGCAGCAGTCCTTCGACCCGCGGCCGGGAGACCGGACGGGCCCGCCAGAGGGTCTGCCCGGTGCGGCGGCGGTACGCGTAGCGGGTGACGAGCGGTGCCCAGTCGATCAGCGAGCGGCCCTCGCGCCGTACGCCGATCAGGACGGCGGCGGCGATCCACAGCGGCGCGAGGACGACGGCACCGGCCAGACCCGCGGTCGTCACGGTGACGAGCAGCAGGGCGAGGGCCGCGGACAGGAGTACGAGCTGCGGAAGGCTCAGGCCGAGAAGGATGCCTCGCCGGGAGCGAGCGGGGAATTTGACGGTGAGAACAGAGGACACGGTTCTTTCCGGGTCGGGGCCGGGGGCAGGCCGGGTGCGCGTGGCACCCGGGTCCTGCCCCCGGCGGGCGGGCGCGGGAAGGAGAAGAAGGCGGGTTACAGGCCGGCCTGTGTGCCGGGCCGGCCGGCGCCGTCACCGGCGGACGATGCGCCCTCGGCGGGCGGCATCGGGGCGGAGGGGACGCCGTGTTCCCAGTCCTGCCGATCGCCTTCGGAGCCTGTGCCGGCGCTCCCGCCCGGCGCACCGGAGTCCTGCCCGTCGGCCGAGCGGCTGCCGCTGTGGGCCTGCGGAGGTGCTGCGTAGTGCAGGAGGTCACGCAGATCGACGCCGTCGCTGCTGGAGCCGCTGCTCTTGTCCATGCCAGCCGAGCCGGTGGGGCTGGCCGCGATGTCACCGGGGAACCCC contains the following coding sequences:
- a CDS encoding TRAF-type zinc finger protein (identified by MetaGeneAnnotator; putative;~sequence version:1), which produces MDKSSGSSSDGVDLRDLLHYAAPPQAHSGSRSADGQDSGAPGGSAGTGSEGDRQDWEHGVPSAPMPPAEGASSAGDGAGRPGTQAGL